One genomic region from Solirubrobacterales bacterium encodes:
- a CDS encoding DUF1801 domain-containing protein has protein sequence MKDQSHQSPAQLIDTRIQELGDWRGEMLSRLRALIKQADPEVVEEVKWRKASNPAGVPVWSHHGVICTGETYKAVVKLTFPKGASLKDPSGLFNSTLDGKVRRAIDFREGDAIDEEAFKALIRAVVSLNESSDRG, from the coding sequence ATGAAGGATCAATCTCATCAATCTCCCGCCCAGCTCATCGATACGAGAATCCAGGAGCTGGGCGACTGGCGCGGCGAGATGCTGTCCCGGCTCCGCGCCCTGATCAAGCAGGCCGATCCCGAGGTGGTCGAGGAGGTGAAGTGGAGGAAGGCCTCCAATCCGGCCGGAGTCCCGGTGTGGTCGCATCACGGGGTGATCTGCACCGGCGAGACCTACAAGGCCGTCGTGAAGCTGACCTTCCCCAAGGGCGCATCGCTGAAGGACCCTTCCGGCCTGTTCAATTCGACCCTCGATGGCAAGGTCAGGCGCGCAATCGACTTCCGCGAGGGCGACGCGATCGACGAGGAGGCGTTCAAGGCGTTGATCCGCGCCGTCGTGAGCCTGAACGAATCGTCGGACCGCGGCTAA
- a CDS encoding serine hydrolase domain-containing protein, with the protein MSRIRIAGVIALAATAISGVDARAGDPEDHSGQALEAAMARLVQMRSGPPGVAAVVQRGGRREYHAAGVRNLRTRQRWRAKDHMRIASVSKAFSGAVALSLVERGKLRLSDTIADLLPELPTAWAPVTLGQALHHTSGLPDYTQTKAFRDSLTENPRKHLTRRDVIDFVRSKPLDFTPGSRYEYSNTDNFVMAMMARAVRGRSYVTLLRSKVFRPLRLRRTTLPGGFRLPRPLAHGYVIDPPDPAADISEAISASGAWASGGLQSNPAELNRFVRGYVGRKLFGRATQRRQFRFVKGSSDPPGPGRNSAGLGIFRYRTRCGTVYGHTGGFPGYTQFTAATQDGHRSVTVSVNEQLAPDSPRRAIRAAFKALRKVETLAVCAALAQRG; encoded by the coding sequence ATGTCCCGCATCCGAATCGCCGGCGTGATCGCGCTGGCCGCCACGGCGATCAGCGGAGTTGACGCGCGGGCCGGTGACCCGGAGGATCACAGCGGCCAAGCGCTGGAGGCGGCCATGGCACGGCTCGTCCAGATGCGCAGCGGGCCGCCCGGCGTCGCGGCGGTGGTCCAGCGCGGCGGTCGCCGGGAGTATCACGCCGCCGGCGTCCGAAACCTCCGGACCCGTCAACGCTGGCGCGCCAAGGACCACATGCGCATCGCAAGCGTTTCCAAGGCATTCAGCGGCGCCGTCGCCCTGTCGCTGGTGGAGCGCGGAAAGCTGAGGCTGAGCGACACGATCGCCGATCTCCTGCCGGAGTTGCCCACGGCCTGGGCTCCGGTAACCCTGGGCCAAGCCCTGCACCACACGAGCGGCTTACCCGACTACACGCAAACGAAGGCCTTCCGCGACTCCCTGACGGAAAACCCGCGGAAGCACCTGACCCGGCGTGACGTGATCGACTTCGTCAGGAGCAAGCCGCTCGACTTCACGCCCGGCTCACGGTACGAGTACTCGAACACCGACAACTTCGTTATGGCGATGATGGCTCGCGCCGTTCGAGGTCGCTCGTACGTGACACTGCTGCGCTCGAAGGTGTTTCGGCCGCTTCGCTTAAGGCGGACGACCCTGCCGGGCGGCTTTCGCCTGCCTCGACCGCTCGCGCATGGGTACGTGATCGATCCGCCCGACCCGGCGGCGGACATCAGCGAGGCGATCAGCGCCTCCGGCGCCTGGGCATCCGGTGGCCTTCAATCGAATCCCGCCGAGCTCAACCGGTTCGTGCGCGGATACGTCGGCAGGAAGCTGTTCGGCCGTGCAACTCAGCGCCGGCAGTTCCGATTCGTCAAGGGCAGCTCCGATCCGCCCGGCCCCGGCCGCAACTCTGCCGGGCTCGGAATCTTCCGCTACCGGACGCGCTGCGGGACCGTGTACGGACACACCGGCGGCTTTCCCGGCTACACGCAATTCACCGCGGCGACCCAGGACGGCCATCGCTCGGTGACGGTTTCCGTGAATGAGCAACTCGCCCCGGATTCACCGCGCCGCGCGATTCGCGCCGCCTTCAAGGCCCTCCGAAAGGTCGAGACGCTGGCCGTCTGCGCAGCGCTGGCTCAACGCGGTTGA